GATCGCAATTTCCTATGACGACAAAGTTGCGGTGCTCAAAAAAGGTATCTTGAACGGAACCACGCCGGAAACGATGGGCTCTCTTTTAGAGGGCTGGCCGGTTGAGCTCGATGGAGAAGCGTTCTCTCCTCTCCTGGTCGATCTCAATAATGACAACCTGCCGGAAATTATCGTTGCCTCGCAGGGACGTGCTGTTTATGCCTGGCACTCGGATGGAAGTGCCGTGTCAGGATTTCCTCTTCTAACAACCTACCCCGTTGCAACAACCCCTGTCGTGACGGATCTCAACGGCGATGGTCAGGTTGATATTCTGGCTCTTGACCGCAGGGGATATTTTTATCCATGGAGTCTGGAGAGGCCATTCAATCCCAATGGAGTTGTTTGGGATCGTGAAAATGGCAATCCAAGGCTCACCCGAACCTATCCGCCTGGTTTCCCCGTTTATGCTCGTTGTGGAGATGGTTTTTTCTCACCTGGAGAGGCGTGCGATGATGGGAATGAGATCAATGATGATTCTTGCCGCAATGATTGTTCCGTGCCGATCTGCGGAGACGGCATTCAGGACTCCGGAGAAGAATGTGATCTGGGAGAGGGGAACAGTGATACGATTCCCGATGCCTGTCGCACCCGTTGTCATTTAGCATCGTGCGGAGACAGTGTTACGGATGGAGGTGAAGAGTGTGACGATGGAAATGACGTTAATGGCGATTCTTGTCGGAACAACTGTTTTCCCCCGATTTGTGGTGATGGAATTTTAGATTCGGGTGAACAATGCGATGACGGGAACCGTAATGAACGGGATGGGTGTCGACGTGACTGTATCACTTGTCGAAGAGCTGGAGAGATCCCAGCGGTTTCTGGCATTCCCGGCGGGAGTTGTTGCCCCGGGTTGCATGTTCAAGGACATCTTTGTGCGCGGCCTCGCTTTGAGATTTCAAGTGAGACATGGCGTGAGCTGATGCAAAGAGTTTGTCGGAATGTTCCAAGGCTTTGTGGGGTTTTCCGATGAGGTGGGCCTCTATAGCATTTCAACTTTTAGCGGATACGACTGTACCCGCTAAAAGTTAGAAATACTTATGGTTTATCAACAAAAATGTACTAACCAAAAGCTGATCAACCATAATCCTTAATCAAGCGGCGTAGTATCTTCAGATTTTCCACATCCTCCTTCAGATCCTCTCCCTTTGGCGTCTCCAGCGACATCGGATGTTCTTTAAATCTTGGATCGTTCATCAAACACCGAAAACCGGTGAGTCCGATATGCCCCTTTCCGATATGCTCGTGGCGATCGACGCGTGAACCCAGCTCTTTTTTGGAGTCATTTAAATGAAAACATTTGATCTTCGAAATGCCAACGATTTTGTCGAACTCCTCAAATACCTTTTTGTATCCCTCTTCAGTACGTAGGTCGTAGCCGGATGCAAACGCATGTTGGGTATCGAAACAGATGCCGGTCCTCTTTTTCTCCTCTGTTCGTTCGATCAGTTGCGCCAGGTGTTCGAAGCGATGCCCTACGTTTGTTCCCTGTCCTGCCGCGTTCTCATAGCAGACGAGGACCTTAAACCCCTTTGTCTTTTGGTGGGCCCGATTGACTGACTCGGCAATTCTCTTGATCGCCTCCTCTTCGCCCGACCCGACATGAGAACCAGGGTGAAAAACAAGCGCCAAAAGCCCCAGCCTCTCGGCCCGTTCCAGTTCATGAATGAACGCATCGAGCGATTTTTTGTGGAGTGTCTTGTCCGGTGAACCCAGGTTAATTAGATAAGAATCATGCGCGAAGGCGGTTTGGATCTTGTGTTGATCCATGTTTCGTTTAAACGCCTCACACTCTTTGTCAGTTAATGGTTTCGCCGCCCAGTTGTGGTTCGCCTTGGTAAAGATCTGGATAATCTCACAGCCGACAGAGGCACCACGTTCGGGGGCCAGTCCAACTCCGCCGGCGATAGACATATGAGCGCCGAGATAAGGCATTATTAAAAACCAAATGGTCCGAGGTAGGTGGTACGGGCGGGATCTTTCCAATAACTCCTTGCCAGTTTTCTTCCCGATCCCTCTTTGTCCACCTTCTCGAGCCGTGTTTTTAACTTCCTTAATCTTTTTTTATCGGCAGAGGGAAGAGCCTTTTTGCCTCTTTGGTAGAGGTCCAGGAGGGCCAACCCAAAATGTTGTTTTTTGGGGAGTTCCACTTCAATCCAGGTGATTAGCTCGTTTTCAGGCAGGGAATCACTGAGCCACAAGAGAGATCGGGCGGCATTCCAGAAGTCAAGAGTAACGTAGGCCGTCTCCTTGTTGTAGGAGACCTCCCAAATCTTCTGCACGGCGTCTCTGATTTTTTGTGAGTGGGCATCCGAAATATTGAGTTTTCCCAAGAAACGTGAGCGGAAGAGGGGATCATCAGGCCATTTGGACTGTTCAGCAACGACCGCCATGACAATCCCATATTCAAACGATTCCCCTTCAAAAGGGTAGGTCGTCAGGATCGCCCTGATCTGCTCTCCATCGCACCCCCCTCCGGCAAGACCTGCCACTACAAAGTAGGGGAGGGGGCCGTTTGAGGCGGGTCCACCAAAAATCTCCTGATAGGTATTCGCCTCCTGTCCATTCGGAAGAAAACAGGCGTGCTCCTGGGTCCACTTTTTCGAAAGTGCCCTTGTGAGCGAGAGAAAATCGGTATCGGCATAAAAAGGCTGAAGTGTTTCGGCGAGGTCCAGTAGCTGATTCCGGGAGTAGGGGTACTGATTATTCAGCACAAAATAGGATTGGATCTCCTCCCGATAGGCACCGACAAGCCCCCATCGAACCTCCCCCTCCCGATCCCCTGTAATCCCTTTACGACTTAATTCTTCAACGAGGGGTGGGATCGCCTTGTAGGTATCTTCCTTAAGGGAGCTGATCCAGGCCTCGGTATATTCGTCAAGCGTACGGCAGGATGGCGTGTCTTCTTTCTCGCAAGGGGGCTGTCGCAGGATCGCTTCGAGCATCACTCCTTGATTCGTCTCTCTTAAGGCACAAGTTGTTTTATTTCTTGAATTGACTCGGATACTCTTTTGATCAAAAAGGTTTTCTTGATGGGGAGGTTTTATGGGAACAATAGAGGGTAAGGCCGTTGATCGGGCGATTCAGGATTATATCAACCGCTTTGTGCGGGAGAACCGGGCCGCACAGGTTTTTGCGGAGTCTCTTGAGTTAAGCGGTGTCGGTCTCTATCCGTTGGTTGATCACATCACCGTTCGGACGTTTGATGTCGACAAGCGGGCCAAGGAGTTTTTGGCCCTTGGTTTTGAATACGATCGGGAGATCGGCGTGCTCGAATACGACAACTGGTGGGCCAAGGTTTATCGAAAGCCAGGTTATCCGGCGATTTTTGTGGATCAGGCCTACTCCGGTAAGAGGGGAGAGGGGTGTGTGATTCCGCCGTGGGTCGAGAAGTTCGGTGACAAGACGCTTCATCATATTGCGGTACGCGTGAATGACATTGAGAAGGCGATCTCCTTTTTGAAGGCAAAACAGGTTGATTGTGTGGGAGAGATTGTCGGCGCGCGGGGGAGTTATCTCCGGCAGATTTTTACCAAGTCAGAGGTTCGGGACGGCAAACCGTTTTCGGTCCTCGAACTGACCGAGCGCCATGAAGGATATCTCGGTTTCCTGCCGCCGCAGGCGGATGGGCTCATGAAGTCGTCGATTAAGATCTAGATTTCTACCACTGGCCCGCTCCGCCTGTCCTTAGGAGATGCAGAGCCCCTGTGGTCATTCTTTCTACAGTATCGGCCGCGTAAGAAGGTGGGTGTCCTAGCGTAGTTAACAACGCTTCCAGCTCATTTCTCCATCGACTGGCATCAGCGATGTCTTTCGGAGGTGAGACCAGCCTTAGAGCTATTGTAAAATCCCAGCGTCTTATCTCGTCAATTCGATCTACAGCGAATAGAAGATTAGCCCCTCGTCCGCTGCTGCCCCTAAGGTCATGAATAATTTGACGCGGTAGCGACTTTTGAGGCAGCCCTCTGATAGAAACCTCCCTCGCGAGTGTCCCTACAGAGATGATTCCTGCTCTTGCACGGTCGAGCAACGAAGCGATTCTCGCGACGTCAATGGGAGTCTTTGCCTCGCTTGCCAGGAGCTGGAATCCCTCATCCAGGTAGTTTAAGACCAACCTTTCACCCGCAGATAATGCCCTTCCAATCATATCTTCCTCCTTCTCCTTTTAAGTCTTAATGCCGCATATGCGGAACGCCAACGCAGTAGTTATCGTCCCTTTAATAAACTTGTTGCGTCATTTTTTTAAAACAGGTAAATTCTCAAGGGATTTCAATGGGTTTTCCAACAACACGTCTGCGAAGGCTTAGGGTGAGTGAGACACTCCGCCGGATGATTCGTGAGACCCGGCTTCTGCCTGATCAACTGATCCAGCCGTTCTTTGTGGTGCATGGGAGAGATGTTCGAAAACCGATCCGGTCGATGCCGGGGGTTTATCAGTTATCAGTCGACACCCTCATCAAAGAGGCAAAGGAGAGTTACAAACTCGGCATCCCTGCCATCATTCTGTTTGGAATTCCGAAGAAGAAGGACGAACAGGCGTCCGAGGCGTATGATCTGGACGGGATTGTCCAGCGCGCAGTGAGAGAGATCAAATCAAAGATTCCTGGATTGGTTGTTATTACGGACGTCTGTTTGTGTGAGTATATGAGCCATGGGCACTGTGGTGTTGTGAAATCCACCCAACCCCCATTTGTCCTTCGACAGAGCTCAGGACAAGTCAAAGGGGGAAAGAGGGGGGATTTTATAATTGATAATGATTCCTCTCTAGAACTCCTCACAAAAACCGCCCTCTCCCACGCCGAGGCGGGGGCGGATATCGTTGCCCCCTCTGACATGATGGACGGTCGCGTGAAGGCAATTCGTGAAGGACTCGATCAATCCGGTTTTCAAAATACCATCCTCTTGAGTTATGCGGTCAAACATGCCTCCGCCTTCTACGGTCCGTTTCGGGAGGCGGCCGAGTCGGCCCCTAAATTTGGAGATCGAAAGACCTATCAGATGGACCCGGCCAACGCTCGTGAGGCGATCCGCGAGGCGCGCCTTGATGCTGAAGAGGGGGCCGACATCATCATGGTGAAACCGGCTGGCCCCTCGCTGGACCTGATTGCCGCGGTTCGTTGTTCCGTGAATTTGCCCGTGGCGGCCTATCAGGTCAGTGGTGAGTATGCGATGATCAAGGCGGCGGCCGAGAAGGGGTGGTTGGATGAAAAGGCGGCGATGTTGGAGAGCCTAACTGCGATTCGTCGTGCGGGGGCGGATTTGATTGTGACTTATTTTGCCAGAGAGACGGCACGATCACTTTAAATTTTATGCTTTAGATCTTACGGAACCCCGTTGGTTCCGTGGCAGGCGGGGCAGCCGGTGTTTCCTTGTGAGATCGCCTGGTTATAAACGGCCGTGATATCGACCGTGCCACCTGTTCGGTCAACAAGATGCACATTCTCGAGGTTGTGGCATGTCGTGCAGTCGGCGCGTCCCCATCCGCCCGTGTGTTCAACCTCCGTCACGACCAACCCCTCCGGCGAGTCCAGCAGATTGCCGTAGTCTTCTCCTTCATTGAGCTCACTCCCGAGACATCCGGAGAGAAGTAGGATCAGGATAAAAAGAAGAGGGTTCATCGCTTGGAACTCCCGCGCCCGGCGTGACATTCCTGACAAAAGGTTACGGTGTGACAGGCATCACACCTCCGGGGATTTGCCCGTGCTTCAATAGAATGGAAAAGTCTGAAATTTCTGCGATGAACCTTTTCGGAAACAGTGTCACGCCGCTTGTGGCAGTTGATACAGAACGTGGCATTAGTATGGCAGGTCTTGCATTCTTCCGGATTTTGTTTGGCCGGAACCTGATGTTGGCGGGTCCAGTCAACACGATGGCTCTGAGGCTTGGGAGGTCCCTCCTTGTGGCAAAGAGAACAGTCTTTGGTTGCCTCAATAATCGGTTTGGGGCTGTTGTGACAAAGATGACATCCGGCCTTGTTGACCTTGCTTCTGTCTCCG
This portion of the Deltaproteobacteria bacterium genome encodes:
- the nfo gene encoding deoxyribonuclease IV, with protein sequence MPYLGAHMSIAGGVGLAPERGASVGCEIIQIFTKANHNWAAKPLTDKECEAFKRNMDQHKIQTAFAHDSYLINLGSPDKTLHKKSLDAFIHELERAERLGLLALVFHPGSHVGSGEEEAIKRIAESVNRAHQKTKGFKVLVCYENAAGQGTNVGHRFEHLAQLIERTEEKKRTGICFDTQHAFASGYDLRTEEGYKKVFEEFDKIVGISKIKCFHLNDSKKELGSRVDRHEHIGKGHIGLTGFRCLMNDPRFKEHPMSLETPKGEDLKEDVENLKILRRLIKDYG
- the hemB gene encoding porphobilinogen synthase — protein: MGFPTTRLRRLRVSETLRRMIRETRLLPDQLIQPFFVVHGRDVRKPIRSMPGVYQLSVDTLIKEAKESYKLGIPAIILFGIPKKKDEQASEAYDLDGIVQRAVREIKSKIPGLVVITDVCLCEYMSHGHCGVVKSTQPPFVLRQSSGQVKGGKRGDFIIDNDSSLELLTKTALSHAEAGADIVAPSDMMDGRVKAIREGLDQSGFQNTILLSYAVKHASAFYGPFREAAESAPKFGDRKTYQMDPANAREAIREARLDAEEGADIIMVKPAGPSLDLIAAVRCSVNLPVAAYQVSGEYAMIKAAAEKGWLDEKAAMLESLTAIRRAGADLIVTYFARETARSL